In Streptomyces sp. NBC_00569, a single genomic region encodes these proteins:
- a CDS encoding MBL fold metallo-hydrolase, which yields MKLTVVGCSGSFPSADSACSSYLVEADGFRLLLDMGNGALGELQRHCGLYDLDAIFLSHLHADHCIDMCGYFVARYYRHDGGRCAPIPVYGPEGTEQRLTTAYADTPSASSMSEVFDFHTVKPGWHEIGPFTVRTEKVCHPVEAYGIRVEHGGRSLTYSGDTGECATLDELAADTDLFLCEAAFTHGKENIPDLHLNGREAGATATRAGARRLVLTHIPPWTDPQANLADARAVYAGPAELAAAGRVYEI from the coding sequence ATGAAGCTCACCGTCGTCGGCTGCTCGGGGTCGTTCCCGTCCGCGGATTCGGCCTGCTCGAGCTACCTCGTCGAGGCCGACGGCTTCCGGCTGCTACTCGACATGGGCAACGGCGCCCTGGGCGAGCTGCAGCGCCACTGCGGTCTCTACGACCTCGACGCGATCTTCCTCAGCCATCTGCACGCCGACCACTGCATCGACATGTGCGGCTACTTCGTGGCGCGCTACTACCGCCACGACGGCGGCCGCTGCGCCCCGATCCCGGTCTACGGCCCCGAGGGCACGGAACAGCGCCTCACCACGGCGTACGCGGACACGCCCTCCGCCTCCTCGATGAGTGAGGTCTTCGACTTCCACACCGTGAAGCCGGGCTGGCACGAGATCGGCCCGTTCACCGTGCGCACGGAGAAGGTGTGCCACCCCGTCGAGGCGTACGGCATCCGCGTCGAGCACGGCGGCAGGTCACTCACGTACTCCGGGGACACGGGCGAGTGCGCCACGCTCGACGAACTCGCCGCGGACACCGACCTGTTCCTGTGCGAGGCGGCGTTCACGCACGGCAAGGAGAACATCCCCGACCTTCATCTCAACGGCCGCGAGGCGGGTGCGACCGCCACCCGGGCCGGTGCCCGCCGCCTCGTCCTCACCCACATCCCGCCGTGGACGGACCCTCAGGCCAACCTCGCGGACGCCCGCGCCGTGTACGCCGGACCGGCCGAACTGGCCGCGGCCGGGCGGGTGTACGAGATCTGA
- a CDS encoding PTS transporter subunit EIIC produces the protein MTTASAAPAAAKKKGAGAMAVMQRIGRSLMLPVAVLPAAALLVRFGQPDMLGRESFPTFITKLASYMSAGGGALLDNMPLLFCVGIAIGFAKKSDGSTALAAVTGYLVFQKVLATFTDSNLPKVAAVADGKIVMNEAPVNAGVLGGVVMGVVVALLYQKFYRTKLPDWAGFFGGRRLVPILSAFAGLVIGIVFGLIWPVLGTGLHNFGEWLVGSGAVGAGIFGVANRALIPIGMHHLLNSFPWFQAGTYEGKSGDIARFLQGDPSAGQFMTGFFPIMMFALPAACLAIVHCARPERRKVVGGMMFSLAATAFVTGVTEPIEFTFMFIAPALYAIHAVLTGVSMALTWALGMKDGFGFSAGAVDYFLNLGIATNPLGLALVGLCFAVVYYVIFRFAITKFNIPTPGRESDEELAELLKAEGK, from the coding sequence GTGACCACGGCCAGTGCCGCCCCCGCGGCCGCCAAGAAGAAGGGCGCGGGCGCGATGGCTGTCATGCAGCGCATCGGCCGCAGCCTCATGCTGCCGGTCGCGGTGCTGCCCGCCGCCGCGCTCCTGGTCCGGTTCGGGCAGCCCGACATGCTCGGCAGGGAGTCGTTCCCCACCTTCATCACCAAGCTGGCGTCGTACATGTCGGCGGGCGGCGGCGCGCTGCTCGACAACATGCCGCTGCTGTTCTGCGTCGGTATCGCCATCGGCTTCGCCAAGAAGTCCGACGGTTCCACCGCGCTCGCGGCCGTCACCGGCTACCTGGTCTTCCAGAAGGTGCTCGCCACCTTCACGGACAGCAACCTGCCGAAGGTCGCCGCCGTCGCCGACGGCAAGATCGTCATGAACGAGGCGCCGGTCAACGCCGGTGTGCTCGGCGGTGTCGTCATGGGCGTCGTCGTGGCCCTGCTCTACCAGAAGTTCTACCGCACGAAGCTGCCCGACTGGGCGGGCTTCTTCGGCGGCCGCCGCCTCGTCCCGATCCTCTCCGCCTTCGCGGGTCTGGTCATCGGCATCGTCTTCGGTCTCATCTGGCCCGTGCTCGGCACCGGCCTGCACAACTTCGGTGAGTGGCTGGTCGGCTCGGGCGCGGTCGGCGCCGGCATCTTCGGTGTCGCCAACCGTGCGCTGATCCCGATCGGCATGCACCACCTGCTCAACTCGTTCCCGTGGTTCCAGGCCGGTACGTACGAGGGCAAGAGCGGCGACATCGCGCGCTTCCTCCAGGGCGACCCGAGCGCCGGCCAGTTCATGACCGGCTTCTTCCCGATCATGATGTTCGCCCTCCCGGCGGCCTGCCTCGCGATCGTCCACTGCGCCCGTCCCGAGCGCCGCAAGGTCGTCGGCGGCATGATGTTCTCGCTCGCGGCCACCGCGTTCGTCACCGGCGTGACCGAGCCGATCGAGTTCACGTTCATGTTCATCGCCCCGGCCCTGTACGCGATCCACGCGGTGCTCACCGGTGTCTCGATGGCGCTGACCTGGGCGCTCGGCATGAAGGACGGCTTCGGCTTCTCCGCCGGCGCGGTCGACTACTTCCTCAACCTCGGTATCGCGACCAACCCCTTGGGTCTCGCGCTGGTCGGCCTCTGCTTCGCGGTGGTCTACTACGTGATCTTCCGGTTCGCGATCACCAAGTTCAACATTCCTACGCCGGGCCGTGAGTCCGACGAGGAACTGGCCGAGCTCCTCAAGGCCGAGGGCAAGTAG
- a CDS encoding PTS transporter subunit EIIC, translated as MSADSAAVYRPSPWSRLFQGLQKMGRSLQLPIAVLPAAGILNRLGQPDVFGDEGLGWTDVSRVMVGAGGALLDGALGLPLLFCIGVAIGMAKKSDGSTALAAVVGFLVYYNVLRQFPEGCPGGSEAVATGCQLTVDHTVVAFTYQNPGVFGGIVMGLLASFFWQRFHRTKLVDWLGFFNGRRLVPIIMAFVAIAVAAICLWIWPPIGDALESFSDWLVGLDWLGSGIFGVANRALLVIGLHQFLNVPIWFQFGTYTKPDGTEVHGDINMFLAGDPNAGQFTSGFFPIMMFALPAACLAMTHCARPERRKVVGGLMLSVALTSFVTGITEPIEYSFLFVAPVLYAIHAVLTGVSMAVTWALGVHDGFSFSAGLIDYVINWSLATKPWLIIPIGLAFAAVYYAIFRFAITKFDLKTPGREPEDQVEDVTKA; from the coding sequence ATGAGCGCCGACAGCGCGGCCGTCTACAGACCCAGCCCGTGGAGCCGCCTTTTCCAGGGTCTGCAGAAGATGGGTCGCAGCCTCCAGCTCCCCATCGCCGTGCTGCCCGCGGCAGGCATCCTCAACCGGCTCGGTCAGCCGGACGTCTTCGGCGACGAGGGCCTGGGGTGGACCGATGTCTCCAGGGTGATGGTCGGTGCGGGTGGCGCCCTGCTCGACGGCGCGCTCGGTCTTCCGCTGCTGTTCTGCATCGGTGTGGCGATCGGCATGGCCAAGAAGTCGGACGGTTCGACGGCGCTCGCGGCGGTCGTCGGCTTCCTCGTCTACTACAACGTCCTGCGCCAGTTCCCCGAGGGCTGCCCGGGCGGCTCCGAGGCGGTCGCCACCGGGTGCCAGCTGACGGTGGACCACACGGTGGTGGCGTTCACCTACCAGAACCCGGGGGTCTTCGGCGGCATCGTCATGGGTCTGCTCGCCTCCTTCTTCTGGCAGCGTTTCCACCGCACCAAGCTGGTCGACTGGCTCGGCTTCTTCAACGGCCGCCGTCTCGTCCCGATCATCATGGCCTTCGTCGCCATCGCCGTCGCCGCGATCTGCCTGTGGATCTGGCCGCCGATCGGTGACGCGCTGGAGAGCTTCAGCGACTGGCTCGTGGGCCTGGACTGGCTCGGCTCCGGCATCTTCGGTGTCGCCAACCGCGCGCTGCTGGTGATCGGCCTGCACCAGTTCCTGAACGTGCCCATCTGGTTCCAGTTCGGCACGTACACGAAGCCGGACGGCACCGAGGTGCACGGTGACATCAACATGTTCCTGGCGGGCGACCCGAACGCGGGCCAGTTCACCTCGGGCTTCTTCCCCATCATGATGTTCGCGCTGCCGGCCGCGTGCCTGGCGATGACGCACTGCGCGCGGCCGGAGCGCCGCAAGGTGGTCGGCGGTCTGATGCTGTCGGTCGCCCTGACCTCGTTCGTCACCGGCATCACCGAGCCGATCGAGTACTCGTTCCTCTTCGTGGCACCGGTGCTCTACGCGATTCACGCGGTCCTCACCGGCGTATCGATGGCGGTGACATGGGCGCTGGGCGTGCACGACGGCTTCAGCTTCTCGGCGGGTCTGATCGACTACGTCATCAACTGGAGCCTCGCGACCAAGCCTTGGCTGATCATCCCGATCGGGCTGGCCTTCGCGGCGGTCTACTACGCGATCTTCAGATTCGCGATCACCAAGTTCGATCTGAAGACGCCGGGCCGTGAGCCGGAGGACCAGGTCGAGGACGTCACGAAGGCCTGA
- a CDS encoding PTS glucose/sucrose transporter subunit IIB has protein sequence MTAREDGPTVGYRDKAGPWRAKREVRENHMATKAEKIVAGLGGLDNIEEVEGCITRLRTEVIDPSKVDEAALKAAGAHGVVKMGTAIQVVIGTDADPIAADIEDMM, from the coding sequence ATGACCGCTCGTGAAGATGGGCCAACCGTGGGTTACCGTGACAAAGCGGGCCCATGGCGGGCCAAGAGAGAAGTCAGGGAGAACCACATGGCCACCAAGGCTGAGAAGATCGTCGCCGGGCTCGGCGGGCTCGACAACATCGAAGAGGTCGAGGGCTGCATCACCCGCCTGCGCACTGAGGTCATCGACCCCAGCAAGGTCGACGAGGCCGCCCTGAAGGCCGCCGGCGCCCACGGCGTCGTCAAGATGGGCACCGCCATCCAGGTCGTCATCGGCACCGACGCCGACCCCATCGCCGCCGACATCGAAGACATGATGTGA
- the rph gene encoding ribonuclease PH, producing MSRIDGRTPEQLRPITIERGWSKHAEGSVLVSFGDTKVFCTASVTEGVPRWRKGSGEGWVTAEYSMLPRATNTRGDRESVRGKIGGRTHEISRLIGRSLRAVIDYKALGENTIVLDCDVLQADGGTRTAAITGAYVALADAITWAQGKKLIKAGRQPLTGTVSAVSVGIVGGIPLLDLCYEEDVRADTDMNVVCTGDGRFVEVQGTAEAEPFARDELNSLLDLAVSGCVDLATAQRAALEATLQR from the coding sequence ATGTCTCGCATCGACGGCCGCACCCCCGAACAGCTCCGCCCCATCACCATCGAACGCGGGTGGAGCAAGCACGCAGAAGGCTCCGTCCTCGTCTCCTTCGGCGACACCAAGGTCTTCTGCACCGCCTCCGTCACCGAAGGCGTCCCCCGCTGGCGCAAGGGCAGCGGCGAAGGCTGGGTCACCGCCGAGTACTCGATGCTCCCCCGCGCCACCAACACCCGCGGCGACCGCGAATCCGTCCGCGGCAAGATCGGCGGCCGCACCCACGAGATCAGCCGCCTCATCGGCCGCTCGCTGCGCGCCGTCATCGACTACAAGGCCCTCGGCGAGAACACCATCGTCCTCGACTGCGACGTCCTCCAGGCCGACGGCGGCACCCGCACCGCCGCCATCACCGGCGCCTACGTCGCCCTCGCCGACGCCATCACCTGGGCCCAGGGCAAGAAGCTCATCAAGGCCGGCCGCCAGCCCCTCACCGGCACCGTCTCCGCCGTCTCCGTCGGCATCGTCGGCGGCATCCCCCTCCTCGACCTCTGCTACGAGGAAGACGTACGCGCCGACACCGACATGAACGTCGTCTGCACCGGCGACGGCCGCTTCGTCGAGGTCCAGGGCACCGCCGAGGCCGAGCCGTTCGCCCGCGACGAACTCAACTCCCTTCTCGACCTTGCCGTTTCGGGCTGCGTCGACCTCGCCACCGCCCAGCGCGCGGCACTCGAGGCCACCCTCCAAAGGTAA
- the rdgB gene encoding RdgB/HAM1 family non-canonical purine NTP pyrophosphatase produces the protein MTRLILATRNAGKITELRAILADAGLPHDLVGADAYPDIPDVRETGVTFAENALLKAHALAKATGLPAVADDSGLCVDVLGGAPGIFSARWAGRHGDDKANLDLLLAQLGDIDDDRHRGAHFACAAALALPDGTERVVEGKLRGVLRHAPSGSNGFGYDPILQVEDDTRTCAELTPDEKNAISHRGKAFRALVPVVRELLG, from the coding sequence ATGACCCGCCTCATCCTCGCCACCCGCAACGCCGGCAAGATCACCGAGCTCAGGGCGATCCTCGCCGACGCAGGCCTGCCCCACGACCTCGTCGGCGCGGACGCCTACCCCGACATCCCCGACGTCAGGGAAACCGGCGTCACCTTCGCCGAGAACGCCCTCCTCAAGGCCCACGCCCTCGCCAAGGCCACCGGTCTGCCCGCCGTCGCCGACGACTCGGGCCTGTGCGTCGACGTACTCGGCGGAGCCCCCGGCATCTTCTCCGCCCGCTGGGCCGGCCGCCACGGCGACGACAAGGCCAACCTCGACCTCCTCCTCGCCCAGCTCGGCGACATCGACGACGACCGCCACCGCGGGGCCCACTTCGCGTGCGCCGCGGCGCTGGCACTGCCGGACGGCACGGAGCGTGTGGTCGAGGGCAAGTTGCGGGGGGTGCTGCGGCACGCGCCGTCCGGCTCGAACGGCTTCGGTTACGACCCGATCCTCCAGGTGGAGGACGACACCCGGACGTGCGCCGAGCTGACCCCCGACGAGAAGAACGCGATCTCCCACCGCGGCAAGGCGTTTCGGGCCCTGGTGCCGGTGGTGCGGGAGTTGTTGGGCTGA
- the proP gene encoding glycine betaine/L-proline transporter ProP yields the protein MSGVLDPEQTGSAADPAAVKRHRTLFRAVKRRKNPPLRRTDITVTDEAAVKRAVKAASLGNAMEWFDFGIYSYLAVTIGHVFFPSGNATVQLISSFATFAVSFLVRPVGGMVFGPMGDKIGRKKVLAMTMIMMAIGTFAIGLIPSYAVIGFWAPVLLIFFRLVQGFSTGGEYGGASTFIAEYAPDKRRGYFGSFLEFGTLAGYVGAAGLVTVLTTLLDGGAMESWGWRVPFLVAGPIGLVGLYLRLRLDETPAFQKLEDESSHRASDAASNVETTAKGDLAKIFRGYWPTLILCICLVGAYNITDYMLLSYMPTYLSDEMGYKESHGLLILIATMVVLMLVISQVGRLSDRFGRKPLLMAGMLGFFFLSIPSFLLVKNGALWAVSLGMLLLGLSLVCMLGTMSAALPALFPTQVRYGSLSVGYNLSASLFGGTTPLVITALISVTGTDMMPAYYAMAAALVGVIAVACMKETAQQPLAGSPPSVETQEEAAELVESQARSPKF from the coding sequence ATGTCGGGCGTCCTCGACCCAGAGCAGACCGGGTCCGCCGCCGACCCCGCGGCGGTCAAGCGCCACAGGACCCTCTTCCGCGCCGTGAAACGCCGGAAGAATCCGCCTCTGCGGCGCACGGACATCACGGTCACCGACGAGGCCGCGGTGAAGCGCGCCGTCAAGGCCGCCTCGCTCGGCAACGCCATGGAGTGGTTCGACTTCGGCATCTACAGCTACCTCGCCGTCACCATCGGACACGTCTTCTTCCCCTCCGGGAACGCGACGGTCCAGCTGATCTCCTCCTTCGCGACCTTCGCCGTCTCGTTCCTGGTGCGCCCCGTCGGCGGCATGGTGTTCGGCCCCATGGGTGACAAGATCGGCCGCAAGAAGGTCCTCGCGATGACGATGATCATGATGGCGATCGGCACCTTCGCCATCGGACTGATCCCGTCGTACGCCGTCATCGGCTTCTGGGCACCCGTCCTGCTGATCTTCTTCCGCCTCGTCCAGGGCTTCTCCACGGGCGGCGAATACGGCGGCGCCTCGACGTTCATCGCCGAATACGCACCCGACAAGCGCCGCGGCTACTTCGGCAGCTTCCTCGAGTTCGGCACCCTCGCCGGCTACGTCGGCGCGGCGGGCCTGGTCACCGTCCTGACCACCCTCCTCGACGGCGGGGCCATGGAGTCCTGGGGCTGGCGCGTCCCCTTCCTCGTCGCGGGCCCGATCGGCCTCGTCGGCCTCTACCTGCGACTCCGCCTCGACGAGACACCCGCGTTCCAGAAGCTGGAGGACGAATCCTCGCACCGGGCATCGGACGCGGCGTCGAACGTCGAGACCACCGCGAAGGGCGACCTGGCGAAGATCTTCCGCGGCTACTGGCCCACCCTCATCCTGTGCATCTGCCTGGTCGGCGCCTACAACATCACCGACTACATGCTCCTGTCGTACATGCCGACGTACCTGTCCGACGAGATGGGCTACAAGGAGTCCCACGGGCTGCTCATCCTCATCGCCACCATGGTCGTCCTCATGCTGGTCATCAGCCAGGTCGGCAGGCTCTCCGACCGCTTCGGCCGCAAGCCGCTCCTGATGGCAGGGATGCTGGGCTTCTTCTTCCTCTCCATCCCCTCGTTCCTGCTGGTCAAGAACGGCGCCCTGTGGGCGGTCTCGCTCGGCATGCTGCTGCTGGGCCTGTCCCTGGTCTGCATGCTCGGCACGATGTCGGCGGCGCTCCCGGCCCTCTTCCCCACCCAGGTCCGCTACGGCTCGCTCTCGGTGGGCTACAACCTCTCGGCGTCCCTCTTCGGCGGCACGACCCCGCTCGTCATCACCGCCCTGATCAGCGTCACGGGCACGGACATGATGCCCGCGTACTACGCCATGGCGGCGGCCCTGGTCGGCGTCATCGCGGTGGCCTGCATGAAGGAAACGGCCCAACAGCCCCTGGCGGGCTCCCCGCCGTCGGTGGAGACACAGGAGGAAGCGGCCGAACTGGTGGAGTCCCAGGCACGGTCCCCGAAGTTCTGA
- the bcp gene encoding thioredoxin-dependent thiol peroxidase, translating to MSERLTTGDTAPAFTLPDADGNEVSLADHKGRKTIVYFYPAALTPGCTKQACDFTDNLDVLAGAGYDVIGISPDKPEKLAKFREKENLKVTLLGDPSKETLEAYGAYGEKKLYGKTVTGVIRSTIVVDEDGKVERALYNVKATGHVAKIIKDLGI from the coding sequence ATGAGCGAGCGACTGACGACCGGCGACACCGCCCCCGCCTTCACGCTGCCCGACGCGGACGGCAACGAGGTCTCCCTCGCCGACCACAAGGGCCGCAAGACGATCGTCTACTTCTACCCGGCCGCCCTCACCCCCGGCTGCACCAAGCAGGCCTGCGACTTCACGGACAACCTCGACGTCCTCGCGGGCGCGGGCTACGACGTGATCGGCATCTCCCCGGACAAGCCGGAGAAGCTCGCGAAGTTCCGCGAGAAGGAAAACCTCAAGGTCACCCTCCTCGGCGACCCCTCGAAGGAGACTCTTGAGGCCTACGGCGCGTACGGCGAGAAGAAGCTCTACGGCAAAACGGTGACGGGCGTGATCCGCTCCACGATCGTCGTGGACGAGGACGGCAAGGTCGAGCGAGCCCTCTACAACGTGAAGGCCACCGGCCACGTGGCGAAGATCATCAAGGATCTCGGAATCTGA
- a CDS encoding DUF3618 domain-containing protein, whose protein sequence is MSDTSRTSDARTPAQIEADIKRRREALAETLDEIGVRVHPKTIVGDAKAKFVSSVDHTVGRAYVSANRLVSDVKAQFVSEDGAPRVERIVPVAVAMVGLVGLLAVTARRRKR, encoded by the coding sequence GTGTCGGACACGTCGAGAACGTCGGATGCGCGGACCCCGGCGCAGATCGAGGCGGACATAAAGCGCCGTCGCGAGGCGCTGGCCGAGACTCTCGACGAGATCGGGGTGCGGGTGCACCCGAAGACGATCGTCGGTGACGCGAAGGCCAAGTTCGTCTCGAGTGTCGACCACACGGTCGGTCGGGCCTATGTGAGCGCGAACCGGCTGGTGTCGGACGTGAAGGCGCAGTTCGTCTCCGAGGACGGTGCCCCGCGTGTGGAGCGCATCGTTCCGGTGGCTGTCGCGATGGTCGGTCTCGTGGGGCTGCTCGCCGTGACGGCCCGGCGCCGCAAGCGCTGA
- a CDS encoding GroES family chaperonin: MSANSEKHSTQHDKLPIRMLHDRVLVRQDSAEGERRSGGGILIPATAAVGRRLAWAVVVAVGQNVRTVEPGDRVLYDPEDLAEVEVRGVAYVLMRERDLHAVAADRFEGSQDSTGLYL; the protein is encoded by the coding sequence GTGAGCGCCAACAGCGAGAAGCACAGCACCCAGCACGACAAGTTGCCCATCCGCATGCTGCACGACCGTGTGCTCGTGCGGCAGGACTCCGCCGAGGGCGAGCGGCGCAGTGGCGGCGGGATCCTGATTCCGGCGACCGCGGCGGTCGGGCGGCGTCTGGCCTGGGCGGTCGTGGTGGCCGTCGGGCAGAACGTGCGGACGGTGGAGCCGGGCGATCGGGTGCTGTACGACCCGGAGGACCTGGCCGAGGTCGAGGTGCGGGGTGTCGCGTACGTGCTCATGCGCGAGCGCGATCTGCACGCGGTGGCCGCCGACCGGTTCGAGGGCTCCCAGGATTCGACGGGCCTGTACCTGTAG
- a CDS encoding DMT family transporter: MAWVLIVIAGFLEVGWSIGMKFTDGFTRLWPSVFTGAGIVASMVMLSYAAKSLPIGTAYGVWVGIGAAGAAVVGMLALGEPATATRIFFIVLLIVAIVGLKATSGH, translated from the coding sequence ATGGCCTGGGTTCTTATCGTGATCGCCGGATTTCTCGAGGTCGGCTGGTCGATCGGCATGAAGTTCACGGACGGGTTCACCCGGCTGTGGCCGAGCGTGTTCACCGGCGCGGGCATCGTCGCCAGCATGGTGATGCTCTCCTACGCCGCCAAGTCCCTGCCGATCGGTACGGCCTACGGCGTATGGGTGGGCATCGGTGCCGCCGGTGCGGCCGTCGTCGGCATGCTGGCGCTCGGGGAGCCGGCGACGGCGACGCGGATCTTCTTCATCGTGCTGCTGATCGTCGCGATCGTGGGTCTCAAGGCGACGTCGGGGCACTAG
- a CDS encoding transglycosylase domain-containing protein — protein sequence MSDEPQQPKAAESGKAGEAGKPAKRKRPRRTGWRRLIPTWRVALGTILGFLLLCIGLFALGYVLVKIPPANATATAQSNVYLYADGSQLARDGEINRENVSLSQIPRTVQHAVLAAEDRDFYSESAIDPKAMVRAAWNTVTGKGKQSGSTITQQYVKNYYLGQEQTITRKVKEFFISIKLDREESKDHILEGYLNTSYFGRNAYGIQAAAQAYYGVDVEDLTTAQGAYLAALLNAPNSYDVIAHPENKAQAVARWNYVLDGMVKERWLGAAARQKMTFPMPDDAKGPAGMSGQRGYLVQAVKDYLTDNDIVDEDTLAVGGYRITTTLQKKKQDAFVKAVDDQLMSGLDKENRAADRNVRAGGAAIDPATGKVLAMYGGIDYTKQYVNNATRRDYQVGSTFKPFVFTSAVENASTTQDGRIITPNTIYDGTNARPVQGWSGGYYAPENEDKVDYGPITVREATDKSVNAVYAQMAVDVGSDKVKQTAIDLGLPKDTPDLTESPSIALGPSTPSVLDMTEAYATLANHGRRATYTLVTEVTKDGEKADLPEQNTSRAVTRESADTTTSVLQSVVEGGTGTAALAAGRPAAGKTGTAEEDTAAWFAGYTPDLATVVAVMGQNPDTGVHTPLYGALGLPRINGGGFPAQIWAQFTKDALKDSPAKDFDLDLESGADQPEIPSAAPDETSTEPATGEPSSEPPSEPASSGPPTAPPTSAEPTLPATPSEEPNPPSGPVNELFDDSDSARDSGSDDSAPQRP from the coding sequence ATGAGCGACGAGCCGCAGCAGCCGAAGGCCGCAGAGTCCGGGAAAGCCGGGGAGGCCGGGAAGCCGGCGAAACGCAAACGCCCCCGGCGCACGGGCTGGCGCCGCCTGATCCCCACCTGGCGCGTGGCCCTCGGCACGATCCTCGGCTTCCTGCTCCTGTGCATCGGCCTGTTCGCCCTCGGCTACGTCCTCGTCAAGATCCCGCCCGCCAACGCCACCGCCACCGCGCAGAGCAACGTCTACCTGTACGCCGACGGCAGCCAGCTCGCCCGCGACGGCGAGATCAACCGCGAGAACGTCTCCCTCTCCCAGATCCCCAGGACCGTCCAGCACGCCGTACTCGCCGCCGAGGACCGCGACTTCTACAGCGAGTCCGCCATCGACCCCAAGGCGATGGTCCGCGCCGCCTGGAACACCGTCACCGGCAAGGGCAAGCAGTCCGGCTCGACGATCACCCAGCAGTACGTGAAGAACTACTACCTGGGCCAGGAACAGACCATCACCCGCAAGGTGAAGGAGTTCTTCATCTCGATCAAGCTGGACCGCGAGGAGAGCAAGGACCACATCCTCGAGGGCTACCTCAACACCAGCTACTTCGGCCGCAACGCCTACGGCATCCAGGCCGCCGCCCAGGCCTACTACGGCGTCGACGTCGAGGACCTCACCACCGCGCAGGGCGCCTACCTCGCGGCCCTCCTCAACGCCCCCAACTCGTACGACGTCATCGCCCACCCCGAGAACAAGGCGCAGGCCGTCGCCCGCTGGAACTACGTCCTCGACGGCATGGTGAAGGAACGCTGGCTCGGCGCCGCCGCCCGCCAGAAGATGACGTTCCCCATGCCCGACGACGCCAAGGGCCCCGCCGGGATGTCCGGCCAGCGCGGCTACCTCGTCCAGGCCGTCAAGGACTACCTCACGGACAACGACATCGTCGACGAGGACACCCTGGCCGTCGGCGGCTACCGCATCACCACCACGCTCCAGAAGAAGAAACAGGACGCCTTCGTCAAAGCCGTCGACGACCAGCTGATGTCCGGACTCGACAAGGAGAACCGCGCGGCCGACCGCAACGTCCGCGCCGGCGGCGCCGCCATCGACCCCGCGACCGGCAAGGTCCTCGCGATGTACGGCGGCATCGACTACACCAAGCAGTACGTCAACAACGCCACGCGCCGCGACTACCAAGTCGGCTCCACGTTCAAGCCGTTCGTCTTCACCTCGGCCGTGGAGAACGCCTCCACCACCCAGGACGGCCGCATCATCACCCCGAACACCATCTACGACGGCACCAACGCCCGCCCCGTACAGGGCTGGAGCGGCGGCTACTACGCCCCGGAGAACGAGGACAAGGTCGACTACGGCCCCATCACCGTCCGCGAAGCGACCGACAAGTCCGTCAACGCGGTGTACGCGCAGATGGCCGTCGACGTCGGCTCCGACAAGGTCAAACAGACCGCGATCGACCTCGGCCTCCCCAAGGACACCCCCGACCTGACCGAGTCCCCCTCGATCGCGCTCGGCCCGTCCACACCCAGCGTCCTCGACATGACCGAGGCGTACGCGACCCTCGCCAACCACGGCAGGCGCGCCACGTACACCCTCGTCACCGAGGTCACCAAGGACGGCGAGAAGGCCGACCTGCCCGAGCAGAACACCAGCCGCGCCGTCACCCGCGAGTCCGCCGACACCACGACGTCCGTCCTGCAGAGCGTCGTCGAGGGCGGCACCGGCACCGCCGCCCTCGCGGCGGGCCGGCCCGCCGCAGGCAAGACCGGCACCGCCGAGGAGGACACGGCGGCCTGGTTCGCGGGCTACACACCCGACCTCGCCACCGTCGTCGCCGTCATGGGCCAGAACCCCGACACCGGCGTCCACACCCCGCTGTACGGGGCGCTGGGGCTGCCACGCATCAACGGCGGCGGCTTCCCGGCGCAGATCTGGGCCCAGTTCACCAAGGACGCGCTCAAGGACAGTCCCGCCAAGGACTTCGACCTGGACCTGGAGTCCGGCGCCGACCAGCCCGAGATCCCCTCGGCCGCACCCGACGAAACGTCGACCGAACCGGCCACCGGCGAGCCCTCCAGCGAGCCCCCGTCCGAACCGGCGTCGTCCGGCCCCCCGACCGCACCGCCCACATCGGCCGAGCCCACCCTCCCGGCCACTCCGTCGGAGGAACCCAACCCACCGTCAGGACCGGTCAACGAACTGTTCGACGACTCGGACTCCGCCCGCGACTCCGGCTCCGACGACAGCGCCCCTCAGCGGCCCTAG